The Halomicronema hongdechloris C2206 genome includes a window with the following:
- the rpsF gene encoding 30S ribosomal protein S6, with product MSDYMYETMYILRPDLSDETIDQAITKYQSLLQEQGADIIETQHRGKRRLAYEIDRHREGIYIQMNYTGPGHAIASLERAMRYSDEVIRYLTVKQDMPSQEDESVATATP from the coding sequence ATGTCTGATTACATGTACGAAACGATGTACATTCTGCGACCTGATCTGAGCGATGAAACCATTGATCAGGCCATTACCAAGTATCAGTCGTTGTTGCAGGAACAGGGAGCTGACATCATCGAAACTCAACACCGGGGCAAACGTCGGTTGGCCTATGAGATTGATCGGCACCGAGAAGGTATCTATATCCAGATGAATTACACCGGCCCTGGTCATGCGATCGCATCCTTAGAGCGAGCTATGCGCTACAGCGATGAGGTCATTCGCTATCTCACCGTCAAACAAGACATGCCCAGCCAGGAAGACGAGAGCGTCGCAACCGCCACCCCATAG
- a CDS encoding Npun_F5560 family protein produces MAQSVSLPLSDNQAEIARLQDELQLRDQLVQQLSQELFRLVKGNADIVPTTVPSERHQAEVKALREQLRGVEQQVSFYQSQLDDREVEVLQLRQTVQELTDRTRMLEQVVQELPKVYREKFSGRLNTVRQKVVQLQQENRHLQAELQSVSYRLAVRSRRSQRLDLPSFSAPVMEPLSSFS; encoded by the coding sequence GTGGCTCAGTCAGTCAGTCTTCCCCTGTCCGACAATCAAGCCGAAATCGCTCGCCTGCAAGATGAGCTGCAGCTGCGAGATCAGTTAGTACAGCAACTGTCCCAAGAGCTGTTTCGCTTAGTTAAAGGCAATGCCGACATTGTCCCCACCACTGTTCCTTCAGAGCGCCATCAGGCAGAGGTTAAAGCCCTGCGAGAGCAGCTGCGTGGTGTAGAGCAGCAGGTTAGCTTTTACCAAAGTCAGCTAGATGACCGTGAGGTTGAGGTTCTACAACTCAGACAGACCGTTCAAGAACTGACTGATCGGACTCGCATGTTAGAGCAAGTCGTCCAAGAACTGCCCAAAGTGTATCGAGAAAAGTTCTCCGGACGTCTGAATACCGTGCGCCAGAAAGTCGTCCAGTTGCAGCAAGAAAATCGCCATCTGCAAGCAGAACTTCAGAGTGTTAGTTATCGCTTGGCTGTGCGCTCTCGTCGGAGTCAGCGGCTTGACTTACCCAGCTTTTCCGCCCCAGTGATGGAACCACTGTCCTCATTTAGCTAA
- a CDS encoding S-layer homology domain-containing protein, translating to MMPSSQQDAAASNPVGDDEVSEQRVNQSSSLFQESFEPISPPLTNLETRSLRVPSPALPQSTLSSDATSQSLEPIAFSDLPSDHWAKPAIDSLSAQRWLQGFPDGSFRPDAPITRAEFAAQIAQVFSELPLQSSTSITFQDVPETHWGQASIQRAVQAGFLRGYPGRTFRPNQPVSRAQLIVAVASGLDLEAEANTDVLLQPYQDRNQVPAWAIPSLVAAIRSGLVADAEQLNRLRPQAAATRAEVAAMLHQALVYMGRADPISPADAD from the coding sequence ATGATGCCCTCGTCGCAGCAGGATGCGGCGGCGTCCAATCCCGTAGGAGATGATGAGGTATCGGAGCAACGGGTTAACCAATCCTCCAGCTTGTTCCAGGAGAGCTTCGAGCCGATTTCTCCACCGCTAACCAACCTAGAGACCAGGTCATTAAGGGTTCCTTCTCCAGCCTTGCCACAATCTACCCTATCGTCTGATGCAACTAGTCAATCTCTGGAGCCTATTGCCTTTTCTGATCTGCCTTCAGACCATTGGGCTAAGCCTGCTATCGATAGCCTAAGTGCGCAGCGATGGCTACAGGGCTTTCCCGATGGCAGCTTCCGCCCTGATGCTCCCATTACTCGAGCGGAATTCGCGGCTCAAATTGCCCAAGTGTTTTCTGAGTTGCCCCTACAGTCTTCCACATCCATTACATTTCAGGATGTTCCAGAAACTCACTGGGGCCAGGCCAGCATCCAGCGGGCCGTTCAAGCTGGATTCTTACGCGGCTACCCTGGCCGAACATTCCGTCCAAATCAGCCTGTCTCGCGGGCCCAGCTGATCGTAGCTGTGGCCAGTGGCCTCGATTTAGAGGCTGAGGCTAATACAGATGTACTACTTCAACCCTATCAAGACCGCAATCAGGTGCCTGCTTGGGCGATTCCATCCTTGGTAGCTGCGATTCGATCGGGGTTGGTGGCAGATGCGGAGCAGCTCAACCGCTTGCGCCCCCAAGCGGCTGCGACTCGGGCCGAAGTGGCTGCCATGCTGCATCAGGCCCTAGTTTACATGGGAAGAGCTGACCCCATCAGCCCAGCAGATGCCGATTAG
- a CDS encoding thioredoxin domain-containing protein: MSNRLAQCQSLYLRKHADNPIDWWPWCDDALAAARQENKPIFLSIGYSSCHWCTVMEGEAFSDEAVASYMNAYFLPIKVDREERPDLDSIYMQALQMITGQGGWPLNVFLAPNDLIPFYGGTYFPLEARYGRPAFLQVLQALRQFYDTEGAKVAAVKSEIINNLQQAAQLPTGHQLSPELLARGLATSARILAPAMQGTCFPMIPYANAALRGQRLTEDEGEKERHLCRQRGLDLAMGGIYDHVGGGFHRYTVDPTWTVPHFEKMLYDNGQIMEYLANLSSLEGEMPVLQRAVAGTVGWLRREMTDLAGYFYAAQDADSFLTPAAAEPEEGAFYVWRYEELQQSLSQSEFQALAEEFYLREDGNFDGQIVLQRQQAGPLGEAAEAALSQLFAQRYGGSPEQVSSCPPATDNPMAKGQSWPGRIPPVTDTKMIVAWNSLMISGLARAAAVFAQPDYLQLASKAAGFISQRQRQQGRFYRLNYGGEATVLAQAEDYALAIKALLDLQQAELAFPDTLKSYNWLAEARSLQAEFDQCLWSPETGGYYNTPPQTAAQLLVRERSYQDNAVPSANGIAIANLVRLFLLTEDLQYLDRAEQGLKAFSQIMAQLPQACPSLFIALDWFSHPTLVRTTADGIPALLRQYCPTAVFRVEDDLPNGAVGLVCAGLSCQEPAQNWQHLQQQLQQQMGAPA, encoded by the coding sequence ATGTCCAATCGCCTTGCCCAGTGTCAGAGTCTCTATCTACGTAAGCATGCTGACAACCCCATCGATTGGTGGCCTTGGTGTGATGACGCCTTAGCAGCTGCCCGTCAGGAGAATAAACCGATTTTTCTGTCCATTGGCTACTCTAGCTGCCATTGGTGCACGGTGATGGAGGGAGAGGCGTTTTCTGATGAGGCGGTTGCCAGTTATATGAATGCCTACTTCCTACCCATCAAGGTCGACCGGGAAGAGCGTCCTGACCTCGATAGCATCTATATGCAGGCCCTACAGATGATCACTGGGCAGGGAGGATGGCCACTAAATGTGTTTCTGGCCCCAAATGATTTGATTCCCTTCTATGGAGGCACCTATTTCCCCTTAGAGGCCCGCTATGGGCGACCAGCCTTCTTGCAGGTGTTGCAGGCCCTGCGTCAGTTCTATGATACGGAGGGGGCTAAGGTGGCGGCAGTGAAGTCAGAAATCATTAACAACCTGCAGCAGGCCGCCCAACTGCCGACTGGCCATCAGTTATCGCCGGAGTTACTAGCTCGAGGGTTGGCCACTAGTGCCCGTATCCTAGCGCCAGCCATGCAGGGGACCTGCTTTCCGATGATCCCCTACGCTAACGCGGCGCTGCGAGGGCAACGGCTTACGGAGGATGAGGGGGAGAAGGAACGACACCTCTGCCGTCAGCGGGGTCTCGACCTGGCCATGGGGGGAATCTACGACCATGTTGGGGGTGGCTTCCACCGCTATACGGTGGATCCGACCTGGACGGTTCCCCATTTCGAGAAGATGCTCTACGACAATGGTCAAATTATGGAGTATCTGGCGAATCTTTCTAGCCTAGAGGGGGAAATGCCGGTACTGCAGCGGGCTGTGGCCGGGACAGTGGGGTGGTTGAGGCGAGAAATGACGGATCTAGCGGGGTATTTTTATGCCGCCCAGGATGCCGATAGTTTCTTGACCCCGGCAGCGGCGGAACCGGAGGAGGGAGCATTTTATGTCTGGCGCTATGAAGAGTTGCAGCAATCCCTGAGTCAATCAGAGTTTCAGGCCCTGGCGGAAGAATTTTACCTCCGAGAAGACGGCAACTTTGACGGTCAGATCGTGTTGCAACGGCAACAGGCTGGTCCCCTAGGGGAGGCAGCTGAGGCGGCCCTCAGCCAACTGTTTGCTCAACGCTACGGAGGATCGCCTGAGCAGGTTTCTAGTTGTCCGCCGGCCACGGATAACCCCATGGCCAAGGGCCAATCCTGGCCGGGACGAATTCCGCCGGTCACGGATACCAAGATGATTGTGGCCTGGAATAGCCTCATGATCTCGGGGTTGGCTAGAGCTGCCGCGGTGTTTGCCCAGCCTGACTATCTACAGTTGGCCAGCAAGGCAGCCGGTTTTATCAGCCAGCGACAACGACAGCAGGGGCGCTTCTATCGCTTGAACTACGGTGGAGAGGCAACGGTGCTAGCCCAGGCTGAAGACTATGCCTTGGCTATTAAGGCGCTGTTGGATTTACAGCAGGCTGAGCTAGCCTTTCCAGACACCCTTAAGTCCTACAACTGGTTGGCTGAGGCTAGGAGTCTACAGGCTGAATTTGACCAATGCCTATGGAGTCCAGAGACGGGGGGCTATTACAACACACCGCCGCAGACGGCTGCTCAGCTCCTGGTGCGGGAGCGCAGCTACCAGGACAATGCCGTGCCTTCGGCCAATGGCATTGCGATCGCAAATCTGGTGCGGTTATTTCTACTCACGGAAGACCTGCAATATCTCGATCGGGCCGAGCAGGGGCTCAAGGCCTTCAGTCAAATCATGGCGCAACTGCCCCAAGCTTGCCCCAGCCTCTTTATCGCCCTAGACTGGTTCTCCCATCCCACCCTGGTGCGTACCACTGCCGACGGCATCCCTGCCCTCTTGCGGCAATACTGCCCTACGGCAGTATTTAGGGTCGAGGACGACTTGCCAAACGGGGCAGTAGGGCTAGTCTGCGCCGGCTTATCTTGTCAGGAACCGGCTCAGAATTGGCAACATTTACAGCAGCAACTGCAGCAACAAATGGGCGCTCCAGCCTGA
- a CDS encoding histidine triad nucleotide-binding protein, whose protein sequence is MSGDTIFGKIIQREIPANIVYEDDLCLAFTDINPQAPTHVLVIPKKTIPTLSAASADDKALLGHMLLTVKEVAHQAGLTESGYRVVINAGNDGGQTVFHLHMHLLGGRTLQWPPG, encoded by the coding sequence ATGAGCGGAGACACTATCTTTGGCAAGATCATCCAACGAGAAATCCCAGCCAACATCGTGTACGAAGATGATCTCTGCCTAGCCTTCACCGACATCAATCCTCAGGCTCCAACCCATGTCTTGGTCATTCCCAAAAAAACCATCCCGACCCTGTCAGCGGCGAGCGCCGACGATAAAGCCCTCCTCGGCCACATGTTACTAACTGTTAAGGAGGTGGCCCATCAAGCAGGCCTGACTGAGTCCGGGTATCGCGTCGTCATCAATGCCGGAAACGACGGTGGACAGACGGTTTTTCACCTGCACATGCATCTTCTCGGCGGACGCACGTTGCAATGGCCCCCGGGCTAA
- the psbA gene encoding photosystem II q(b) protein has product MTSTLQARESVGAWEQFCRWITSTDNRLYIGWFGVLMVPTLLTATTCFVIAFIGAPAVDIDGIREPVAGSLIYGNNIVSGAVVPSSNAIGLHFYPIWEAASIDEWLYNGGPYQFIVFHFLIGIFAYMGRQWELSYRLGMRPWICVAYSAPLSAATAVFLIYPLGQGSFSDGMPLGISGTFNFMFVFQAEHNILMHPFHMLGVAAVFGGSLFSAMHGSLVTSSLVRETTETESQNYGYKFGQEEETYNIVAAHGYFGRLIFQYASFNNSRSLHFFLGAWPVIGIWFTALGISTMAFNLNGFNFNQSVLDSQGRVIGTWADVLNRANLGMEVMHERNAHNFPLDLASDDAAPVALTAPAINS; this is encoded by the coding sequence ATGACTTCTACTCTTCAGGCTCGCGAGAGCGTGGGAGCGTGGGAGCAGTTTTGCCGGTGGATCACCAGCACCGACAACCGCCTATATATTGGCTGGTTCGGCGTGCTCATGGTCCCCACTCTGCTCACTGCTACCACCTGCTTTGTCATTGCCTTTATCGGTGCTCCTGCCGTTGACATCGACGGCATTCGTGAGCCCGTGGCCGGCTCTTTGATCTACGGCAACAATATCGTCTCCGGTGCGGTGGTGCCCTCTTCCAATGCCATCGGTCTGCACTTCTATCCCATCTGGGAAGCCGCTTCCATTGATGAGTGGCTGTATAATGGCGGCCCTTACCAGTTCATCGTCTTCCACTTCCTCATCGGCATCTTTGCCTACATGGGGCGTCAGTGGGAACTGAGCTACCGTCTGGGCATGCGCCCTTGGATCTGCGTGGCCTATAGTGCGCCGCTATCTGCGGCCACTGCTGTGTTCTTGATCTATCCCTTGGGTCAGGGCTCCTTCTCTGACGGCATGCCGTTGGGTATCAGTGGTACCTTCAACTTCATGTTCGTGTTCCAGGCGGAGCACAATATCTTGATGCATCCCTTCCACATGTTGGGTGTAGCCGCTGTGTTCGGTGGCAGCTTGTTCTCTGCCATGCACGGCTCGTTGGTCACCTCCAGCCTGGTGCGGGAGACCACCGAGACCGAGTCTCAGAACTACGGCTACAAGTTTGGCCAAGAAGAAGAGACCTACAACATCGTGGCCGCTCACGGCTACTTCGGTCGTCTCATCTTTCAATACGCCAGCTTCAACAACAGCCGCTCTCTGCACTTCTTCTTGGGAGCATGGCCGGTAATTGGCATCTGGTTCACGGCGCTGGGCATCAGCACCATGGCCTTCAACCTGAACGGGTTCAACTTCAACCAGTCGGTATTGGATAGCCAGGGTCGGGTGATTGGCACCTGGGCCGATGTGCTGAACCGGGCCAACCTGGGCATGGAAGTGATGCATGAGCGCAACGCTCACAACTTCCCCCTCGATCTGGCTTCCGATGACGCCGCTCCTGTGGCTCTGACAGCTCCGGCCATCAATAGCTAA
- a CDS encoding DsbA family protein, with the protein MDQSPGSGNDVSRWKWIGMGFFGAAGIALIAALVMLLTNGLPEPTVSREEDVAADPAAETDRQADLQARQQVVREVVSTLDRETLIGNSPTRGAADAEVVLFEFSDFQCPYCARGTEEVDRFLAEHEEDVLFVYKHLPLIRIHPEAVPAAKAAWAAGQQGQFWPYHDALFSNQERLGDTLYVELAETLGLDQEQFERDRNSPEAEAAIARDLALADELQINSTPTFIMGDILIPGAVPAEFFAEALERIQTYNEAQSSAQ; encoded by the coding sequence ATGGATCAGTCGCCAGGCTCAGGGAATGACGTCAGTCGGTGGAAATGGATCGGTATGGGCTTCTTTGGCGCCGCGGGCATTGCCCTAATCGCTGCGCTAGTGATGTTGCTGACCAATGGCCTACCGGAGCCAACCGTGTCAAGGGAAGAGGATGTCGCTGCCGACCCCGCTGCGGAGACCGATCGCCAGGCAGACTTGCAGGCTCGTCAGCAAGTCGTTAGGGAAGTGGTCAGCACCCTAGATCGAGAGACTCTGATTGGTAATTCCCCTACCCGAGGGGCTGCAGATGCCGAGGTGGTGCTATTTGAATTCTCAGATTTTCAGTGTCCCTACTGTGCTCGGGGCACCGAGGAGGTAGACCGGTTCCTGGCAGAGCATGAGGAAGATGTGCTGTTCGTCTACAAGCATTTGCCCTTGATTCGCATTCATCCAGAAGCTGTACCCGCGGCTAAGGCTGCTTGGGCGGCGGGGCAGCAGGGACAGTTTTGGCCCTACCATGATGCCCTGTTTAGCAATCAGGAGCGGTTGGGGGACACCCTTTATGTGGAACTGGCTGAGACCTTAGGCCTGGATCAGGAGCAGTTTGAGCGCGATCGCAACAGTCCCGAAGCTGAAGCTGCCATTGCTCGGGATTTAGCCTTGGCTGATGAACTACAAATCAACAGCACTCCCACCTTCATCATGGGCGATATTCTGATTCCGGGGGCAGTGCCTGCTGAGTTTTTTGCCGAGGCGCTAGAGCGGATTCAGACCTATAACGAAGCCCAGTCTTCTGCCCAATAG
- a CDS encoding type II toxin-antitoxin system VapC family toxin: MLDASALLALVNQEPGQAIVAELLSRSWVSAVNASELVTDQGMSETEVQQVLTALNLQVVPFDERQGLMAGYLRSVTKHLGLSLGDRACLALGFLQWCKMITADKAWAKLELGVEIQVIR, from the coding sequence GTGCTCGATGCGTCGGCGTTGCTGGCACTGGTGAATCAGGAGCCAGGGCAGGCCATTGTGGCGGAGCTGCTGTCTCGGTCTTGGGTAAGTGCGGTGAATGCCAGTGAGTTGGTGACCGATCAGGGCATGTCTGAAACGGAGGTGCAGCAGGTGCTGACAGCTTTGAACTTACAGGTGGTGCCGTTTGATGAACGGCAGGGATTGATGGCAGGCTATTTGCGGTCGGTGACAAAGCATCTAGGGCTGTCTCTGGGCGATCGCGCGTGTCTGGCATTGGGGTTCCTGCAGTGGTGCAAGATGATCACGGCGGATAAGGCGTGGGCCAAGCTGGAGTTGGGCGTCGAGATTCAGGTGATTCGCTAA
- a CDS encoding toxin-antitoxin system, antitoxin component, Xre family protein — protein sequence MTLQELMQEAQRLSWQEQFHLAARLLQWAEAKMPEPLDQSTYQDSSLVTAAAKVSEPAFAAVWDNPEDAAYDDL from the coding sequence ATGACGCTACAAGAGCTTATGCAAGAGGCTCAGCGCTTGAGTTGGCAAGAGCAGTTTCATCTGGCAGCGCGTCTGCTGCAGTGGGCTGAGGCTAAGATGCCTGAACCCCTTGATCAGTCAACCTATCAAGACAGTTCGCTAGTGACAGCTGCGGCGAAAGTTTCTGAACCTGCCTTTGCTGCAGTCTGGGATAATCCAGAGGATGCGGCCTACGATGACCTATAA
- a CDS encoding type II toxin-antitoxin system PemK/MazF family toxin — protein sequence MEIYQPGEVVLLAFPFTDGLRQKQRPALILLDVEDPDIIVARITSQPYSTTFDVSLADLESAGLLAASVVRLHKIATLEKTLIKRRLGCLSERDWGNVSTALRQMWSTD from the coding sequence ATGGAAATTTATCAACCAGGGGAAGTCGTTCTGCTGGCGTTTCCATTCACTGATGGCCTCCGTCAGAAGCAACGCCCAGCCTTGATTTTGCTCGATGTTGAGGATCCCGACATCATTGTAGCCAGAATCACCAGCCAGCCCTATTCCACGACCTTTGATGTGAGCTTAGCTGACTTAGAATCAGCAGGTTTGCTCGCAGCGTCAGTCGTTCGCCTTCATAAAATTGCGACTTTAGAGAAAACGCTGATCAAACGACGTTTAGGGTGCTTGTCAGAAAGAGACTGGGGCAATGTCAGCACGGCTTTGAGACAAATGTGGTCAACAGATTAA
- a CDS encoding uracil-DNA glycosylase family protein, with protein sequence MTNRCHKKVERKAFQKLNSWLIETLRPKQVIAIGRDAQCSITELGIKPVKIRHPSYGGKSEFFAGLSEAYGISIASEAYQGKLF encoded by the coding sequence ATGACGAACCGCTGCCACAAAAAAGTTGAGCGTAAAGCTTTTCAAAAACTGAATTCGTGGCTTATTGAAACTTTGAGACCTAAACAGGTGATTGCAATTGGTCGTGATGCTCAATGTTCAATAACCGAGCTTGGTATCAAGCCAGTAAAAATTCGACATCCTAGTTACGGAGGAAAGTCTGAATTTTTTGCAGGACTTTCTGAGGCTTACGGAATTTCAATTGCTTCCGAAGCTTACCAAGGAAAACTTTTTTAG
- a CDS encoding ISL3 family transposase — MGIDEIALRKGHKDFAVVLSDLDTHRLIGMAPARTHAAIEAVLNTWGAEVLSNIEEVSMDLSGNYRGLVHRLMPQAEIVADRFHVMSLVNQELNQARNALRRTPEALAEGVTPEAAKAALKSSKYALLKPEAHLTKTQQDKLVEVKAVSPKLALMHQTKEAFRTLFEAQSWAQALPGFLGWMGTAQSLYPEAVATMKRWFGEILQYFEHRTTSGVVEGINTRLKLIKRSGYGFTNFERFRLRCLICWHFSPAAA; from the coding sequence TTGGGCATCGACGAAATCGCGCTACGTAAAGGTCACAAGGACTTTGCTGTGGTCTTGAGTGACCTCGATACTCACAGGCTGATTGGGATGGCTCCAGCGCGGACTCATGCGGCGATTGAAGCCGTGCTCAACACCTGGGGTGCCGAAGTGCTCTCAAACATTGAAGAAGTCAGCATGGATCTCTCCGGCAATTACCGGGGCTTAGTGCATCGCCTGATGCCTCAAGCCGAGATTGTGGCCGACCGTTTCCATGTCATGAGTCTGGTCAATCAGGAATTGAATCAAGCCCGTAACGCCCTCCGGCGGACACCCGAGGCTTTAGCCGAGGGCGTCACTCCTGAGGCGGCTAAAGCAGCGCTCAAATCCAGTAAGTATGCCCTCCTCAAGCCAGAAGCCCATCTCACCAAGACCCAGCAGGACAAGCTCGTTGAGGTCAAAGCTGTTTCGCCGAAACTCGCCTTGATGCATCAGACCAAAGAAGCCTTTAGGACTCTATTTGAGGCTCAGTCTTGGGCTCAAGCCCTGCCGGGTTTCCTGGGCTGGATGGGAACCGCGCAATCCCTCTACCCCGAGGCTGTGGCAACGATGAAGCGATGGTTTGGCGAAATCCTCCAGTACTTTGAACACCGCACCACAAGCGGTGTCGTCGAAGGCATCAATACTCGCCTAAAGTTGATCAAGCGCTCTGGTTACGGGTTCACCAACTTTGAGCGATTTCGGCTCCGCTGCCTCATCTGCTGGCATTTTTCTCCTGCTGCTGCATAA
- a CDS encoding helix-turn-helix domain-containing protein — translation MVPLLSELLGLSGIDVESYQESEDGLILEVEAHRDTAICPRCGTLSHHLHQNHGYLVRDLPISHYRKTWLRVNRRQFKCSTCGKPFSEELEFVGARRVYTDRYAEVVVSEVIHSNTANVARQHGLSEDIVWSMVEYVSEKKSVLT, via the coding sequence ATGGTACCTCTCTTGAGTGAACTCTTGGGGTTGTCTGGCATTGATGTGGAGTCATACCAGGAGAGCGAGGATGGCTTGATTCTGGAGGTAGAAGCGCACAGGGACACAGCAATCTGTCCTCGCTGCGGGACTTTGAGCCACCACCTCCATCAGAATCATGGCTACCTGGTGCGTGACCTACCCATCAGCCATTACCGGAAGACCTGGTTACGGGTGAATCGCCGCCAGTTTAAGTGTTCGACCTGCGGTAAACCCTTCAGCGAGGAGCTGGAGTTTGTCGGCGCGCGTCGGGTGTACACGGACCGGTATGCCGAGGTGGTGGTGAGTGAGGTGATTCATAGTAATACGGCTAATGTGGCGCGACAGCACGGGTTGAGCGAAGATATCGTCTGGTCCATGGTGGAGTATGTCAGCGAAAAAAAGTCTGTATTGACTTGA
- a CDS encoding LURP-one-related/scramblase family protein has translation MQYPLELTFKFWALAPQISVTDASGQLMLYVRQRLFKLREAIHVFADAKRSQELYRIQADRIIDFSARYTFTDPQGMELGAVKRRGWRSIWRARYDIFDGDAVSFTIQEENPWVKVFDSLFAEVPIVGMFTGFVFNPVYLVSRLDGPTVMRLAKKPTFLSRKFTVKQTAYLSEPEATQVVLSLLMMLLLERNRG, from the coding sequence ATGCAGTATCCCCTAGAACTCACCTTCAAATTTTGGGCCCTGGCTCCCCAGATCTCGGTGACGGATGCCAGTGGCCAGCTGATGCTGTACGTACGTCAGCGGTTATTCAAGCTACGCGAGGCGATTCACGTCTTCGCCGATGCCAAGCGGAGTCAGGAACTCTATCGCATCCAGGCCGACCGCATCATTGACTTTTCCGCCCGCTACACGTTTACAGATCCCCAGGGTATGGAGCTAGGGGCCGTTAAGCGCCGCGGTTGGCGCTCGATCTGGCGAGCCCGCTATGACATCTTTGACGGTGACGCGGTGAGCTTCACTATCCAGGAAGAAAATCCCTGGGTGAAGGTGTTCGACTCCCTCTTTGCAGAGGTGCCCATTGTTGGCATGTTTACGGGCTTTGTGTTTAACCCGGTCTATCTGGTCAGTCGCCTTGATGGCCCAACGGTGATGCGGCTGGCGAAAAAGCCCACGTTTCTTTCCCGTAAGTTTACGGTCAAGCAGACAGCCTATCTGAGTGAGCCGGAGGCAACCCAGGTGGTGTTGAGCCTGCTGATGATGCTGTTGCTGGAGCGTAATCGAGGCTAA
- a CDS encoding four helix bundle protein, protein MSEQPLRPITERTFEFAVRIVRLCDSLDNKARISCPLITQLIRSGTSVGANVEESQAAQSRADFIHKLEIALKELRETRYWLRLLVATEIVSAGKLQALLTESEELVKILSKIIVNTKRKGNEGSQN, encoded by the coding sequence ATGAGTGAACAGCCCCTCAGGCCAATTACGGAGCGAACTTTCGAATTTGCGGTGCGGATTGTTAGGCTATGTGACAGCCTAGACAATAAGGCAAGGATAAGCTGCCCCCTGATCACGCAACTGATTCGTTCTGGTACATCAGTAGGGGCCAATGTGGAGGAGTCCCAAGCTGCCCAAAGCAGGGCTGATTTCATTCATAAACTAGAGATTGCTTTGAAGGAGTTGCGGGAAACTCGATATTGGTTAAGGCTGTTGGTAGCGACCGAGATAGTGTCTGCAGGCAAGTTACAGGCTTTACTGACCGAGTCAGAGGAGTTGGTGAAGATTCTTTCGAAGATTATCGTGAATACGAAGAGGAAAGGAAATGAAGGAAGTCAAAATTAG